A window of Sulfurovum riftiae contains these coding sequences:
- a CDS encoding HobA family DNA replication regulator — protein sequence MQELLKWTLEAIRNEESDFSWMEEYRYEWAPLVKSAVSQMLEGKTVLLVTDEQHKWFKSYILNAVNDFGKNRPLLPVYSLMDNFPNLRSIHSTQDIQLLEDMFEISYPNGYFIWYIGKGDHPYTKMAYRNEDSFLWILDEEVQNSFSFRSSDPLLDIKLLQLYKLFDATLSAALFGDLDLEL from the coding sequence ATGCAGGAGCTTTTAAAGTGGACGCTTGAAGCGATACGGAATGAGGAGTCGGACTTCTCATGGATGGAAGAGTATCGTTACGAATGGGCACCGCTGGTAAAGTCTGCAGTCTCCCAGATGCTTGAGGGAAAGACCGTACTGCTTGTGACCGATGAACAGCATAAATGGTTCAAAAGCTATATTCTCAATGCGGTCAATGACTTTGGCAAGAACAGGCCTCTCCTACCCGTCTACAGCCTGATGGACAATTTTCCGAATCTCAGGTCCATACACTCCACACAGGATATCCAGCTGCTTGAAGATATGTTCGAGATCTCCTACCCCAACGGCTATTTCATCTGGTATATCGGCAAGGGGGACCACCCCTATACCAAGATGGCATACCGAAATGAAGACAGTTTTCTGTGGATCCTCGATGAAGAGGTGCAGAACAGCTTCTCTTTCCGCTCTTCCGACCCGCTTCTTGACATCAAACTGCTGCAGCTCTACAAACTCTTCGATGCTACATTGTCTGCAGCACTCTTTGGAGACCTAGACCTGGAGTTATGA